In the genome of Massilibacillus massiliensis, one region contains:
- a CDS encoding RHS repeat-associated core domain-containing protein, producing MGKELIELGRLKVEFAKEYLRIKHIHILDEANEHGYMKLELISNRMLTVTEALELEDEPIKVTDADGDHVFVGICQNVGLVNEADYSELVLKAKSLSEQTDRKKINRTFQSTVKTLSEVANQVMAAYGIQVEVAKDISIKQMLYQNAETDWQFLRRIANQYGAYLFTDSKSELLRIAIGTYPFAQKELGAETQKKPADSSKDILKYMKIKQNVDQEAEVYEFEAEYKTSYDLTIGAGYQIQSQEERVRFSQRSEIVSIGETAENRLLLAHPEGCRPDSQISAGALNQGDSIKGKIIRVQGTQIKVHFYCDAEQDESTAMWLPFENTMNNYFYSMPDEGDEVFVYYENNGKAVALGSRRANSAVHTDYVDPASKMLNSTNKMLKLTPGSCELVAARGSYDQGGGNQALIEMTDAGGIVIKSTQDIHIQADKRLNLVAAKTPVDEAEFLQAKAKYDQLHEIGAAKYMADGGNKPYNSGQEILKQLGSDITSSLSGGIAAITTEIPAFVKNIQTVFSGGGSNTGMERMPLSTGEKVERPPAESLMLFALENCSLGIGASELKLSGGAIAISTPAYRQLGYTRNQHEIASAPSLLESALNGVQILLDVAGCIPGPNVVANGLNALISVARGDYFGAACSVMGMCIPGANVAGKGLKAVAAGAKMANTLTKATKTVQTVQRLIMGAMGFNALMRAKDGIDDLKRRILDGKFSFLDPESLNLVFGTIQNAASARSAAKRPNAKTNNLTNQGNPNANKSNKPNANNEKKDQGRRENKTTTVKDPVNVVTGSFSLHMVDLILSDIGEEFKLTRSYESLYENKQQYLGCRWVLNLGTHLDHQKQQVRILMDDLRIETFEQKDGIWQNRRDGDRSLLLTTEKHGYSLKFTDQQKIWDYNEFGNLIAIKDRCGNRVKIDYIGSWIDKVTLTNGQILHFTYENNKLSQIQDMLGRTISYRYQGELLTEVTYPNDGTVQYEYNEQGHITAIIDQNGQRYVANEYDGQGRVLRQTLLNGAETLFFYQNQDRMTTLSQTHNGERTSYHYNRQNLVEKIVYTDESIKETKYDDKENIIWEKDRNGNETFYTYNEASQLVETKYPDGRIQTLDYDAVGRNISQQDNTGAQVFYRYDERGNLIETKSRIEGQRWQSLRYTYDAKGRKTSQTDGNGNTTTFDYAENQQQPKTMTTATGDITTYQYDLAGRCMTVENELGKKEYGYNHLDYQIVSIDALGNTLKYDYDKLGNLVKEIRPNQFEESSNSGSGWCYIYDALDKRIAAVDPLGNTIATLRDAEQNIRKEINPNTYDEKLKDGRGIQNIFDTDNRKIKIIYPDGGVERLTYDAAGNLIKRILPEDYNAKTDDGQGYSYTYDPMHRLTQIINPKGETEKNFAYDLTGNLIKETGASNPGILYQYNHLGWLTEKRIPIRKQAGQLRYQLTQYKYDNVGNCIEERRHLEEQDETSTSGRVLSIAFTYDKQNRRTKVTDNTGAVIEYGYNCINQKIYEKRKINETTQQSLRYRYDAAGRLIEIEQRADLEGSGDYTARTRYQLDKTGNVVKITTPAGYQIERQYDAADRLIGEIHKDKTNDIENKTQITYDKAGNIIKIKDTNGNEETYAYDLMNREIKRTGKNGGITRTIYDKNGRIYKKILPNQYQSKGENAEGYCYTYDQQGRIITTLAPDGTVIETNTYDADGRLLKRLDAAQSGIDYTYDLAGRIQNLQTTGGARQSYEYDAQGNITGIVDGNQNKTEYKLDKWGRITEILKADGSRELYAYDYAGNLTETTDGEGNTIRYEYNLINKLKTITDQAGEIDTFLYDAEGRIKSHTDRNGNQISYSYNLYDALTEKLENRSGLRESYEYHQDGTLKAAIAQGMRYGYSYYPDGKLKAKTASGRTLLAYEYDLNGNKIRQTDVTGKTTEYCYTETDQLREIRDEGRSLVQFIHNEDGSLREALQTNGMRTSYSYDADKNITGLQIELDGQTITKNHYQYDSNGNRTIKEQLRGITKYSYDNLNQLAKVEYPDYSEELFYDKAGNRNRRIVNNVEEQYTYDTRNHLTSYEKQDQTTQYSYDHVGNLLTDQDNQYTYDGFNRTSKVETKKGQVQVNRYDAEGLRYEIEENGKLVQFIFNENKEVVVETNQAGINRLIRSQALVAVDADYARTYYHYTSDELGSITHITDEKGNVINQYEYDVWGNITKKEETISNRFNYTGQQFDPITQQYYLRARYYNPVIARFTQEDTYRGDGLNLYAYCANNPVKYADPSGYEKQVYGKESDNPRIIPGEEGVVTGGNSTKLGKNMLESMGVSRSTKWSGYQAQHVMPAEMANNPVIKKIGMNLDDASNGIFLRIPDKGISTMSRHQGYHSVYNEVVERQLSTMDASQSVGVLQKQVYDLQQNLKHLQKQGLPLYPSQGATVELWERQLGKL from the coding sequence ATGGGAAAAGAACTCATAGAACTGGGGCGGCTGAAAGTAGAATTCGCCAAAGAATACCTAAGAATTAAGCATATTCATATTTTAGACGAAGCCAATGAACACGGGTACATGAAGCTGGAACTCATCAGCAACCGTATGCTGACCGTAACCGAAGCCCTTGAACTTGAAGACGAACCGATTAAAGTCACGGATGCGGATGGAGATCATGTATTTGTCGGCATTTGCCAAAACGTAGGTCTTGTAAATGAAGCCGACTATAGTGAACTCGTGCTCAAAGCCAAAAGTTTAAGTGAACAGACGGATCGAAAAAAAATCAATCGTACTTTTCAAAGTACAGTCAAAACGCTAAGTGAAGTAGCCAATCAGGTCATGGCAGCCTATGGGATACAGGTTGAAGTAGCAAAAGATATTTCAATCAAGCAGATGCTCTACCAAAATGCAGAAACGGACTGGCAGTTTCTGCGGCGTATCGCAAATCAGTACGGTGCCTATCTGTTCACCGACAGCAAATCAGAGTTGCTGCGAATTGCAATAGGAACCTACCCGTTTGCCCAAAAAGAACTAGGTGCAGAAACGCAGAAAAAACCGGCCGACAGTAGTAAAGATATTTTAAAATATATGAAAATTAAGCAAAATGTTGACCAAGAAGCCGAAGTCTACGAATTTGAGGCGGAGTATAAGACGAGCTATGACCTGACGATTGGTGCAGGCTACCAGATTCAAAGTCAGGAAGAACGTGTACGATTTAGCCAGCGAAGTGAAATCGTAAGTATCGGAGAAACCGCAGAAAATCGTCTGCTGCTGGCGCATCCCGAAGGTTGTAGACCAGATAGTCAGATCAGCGCGGGTGCGCTAAATCAAGGCGATTCCATCAAAGGTAAAATCATTCGAGTACAAGGGACACAAATCAAAGTCCATTTCTACTGTGATGCTGAGCAAGACGAAAGCACCGCGATGTGGCTGCCCTTTGAAAACACCATGAACAACTACTTTTACTCCATGCCCGACGAAGGAGACGAAGTCTTTGTTTACTATGAAAATAACGGCAAAGCTGTGGCCCTCGGAAGCAGACGCGCAAACAGCGCTGTACATACAGACTACGTTGACCCTGCCAGCAAGATGCTCAACTCCACCAATAAAATGCTGAAACTCACCCCCGGTAGCTGTGAACTCGTAGCTGCCAGAGGCTCTTATGATCAAGGCGGTGGAAACCAGGCCTTGATTGAGATGACCGATGCAGGCGGTATCGTTATAAAAAGCACCCAAGACATCCATATTCAGGCGGACAAACGCCTCAACCTCGTGGCGGCAAAAACGCCCGTTGACGAAGCGGAATTTCTTCAGGCCAAAGCAAAATACGATCAGCTTCACGAAATCGGTGCCGCAAAATACATGGCTGATGGCGGCAATAAACCTTATAACTCCGGGCAAGAAATTCTCAAACAACTAGGCAGTGACATCACTAGCAGTCTTAGCGGTGGAATAGCAGCCATAACAACCGAGATTCCAGCCTTCGTCAAAAATATTCAAACCGTTTTTAGTGGCGGCGGTAGTAATACCGGGATGGAAAGAATGCCGTTATCTACCGGAGAAAAAGTCGAAAGACCCCCCGCAGAATCCTTGATGCTCTTTGCCCTCGAAAACTGCAGTTTGGGCATCGGTGCCAGTGAACTTAAACTCAGCGGCGGAGCCATTGCGATTAGTACCCCGGCCTATCGTCAGTTAGGCTATACCAGAAATCAGCATGAGATCGCAAGTGCACCATCCCTTTTAGAATCCGCGCTTAACGGTGTACAGATATTACTTGATGTAGCTGGATGTATTCCAGGTCCAAATGTGGTGGCAAACGGACTCAATGCACTCATATCCGTTGCACGCGGTGACTACTTCGGCGCGGCTTGCTCCGTTATGGGGATGTGCATCCCGGGAGCCAATGTGGCAGGCAAAGGCCTCAAAGCAGTAGCAGCCGGTGCAAAAATGGCCAACACCTTGACCAAAGCAACAAAAACTGTCCAAACCGTCCAACGCCTTATTATGGGTGCCATGGGCTTCAACGCCCTCATGCGAGCCAAAGATGGGATCGACGATCTCAAACGAAGAATCCTGGATGGAAAATTCAGCTTTCTCGACCCGGAATCGCTCAATCTCGTTTTTGGCACAATACAAAATGCAGCCAGTGCACGCAGTGCGGCAAAGCGACCAAATGCCAAGACCAATAACTTAACGAACCAAGGCAATCCCAATGCGAATAAAAGTAATAAACCAAACGCAAATAATGAAAAAAAAGACCAAGGCAGACGAGAAAATAAAACCACCACTGTTAAAGATCCGGTTAACGTCGTCACTGGTTCCTTCAGCCTGCACATGGTAGATCTCATCTTAAGTGACATCGGCGAAGAATTCAAGCTCACTCGCAGCTACGAATCGCTGTATGAAAATAAACAGCAGTACCTCGGTTGCCGCTGGGTTTTAAACCTCGGGACGCATCTTGATCACCAAAAACAGCAGGTCAGAATCCTCATGGATGACCTTAGAATTGAAACCTTCGAGCAAAAAGATGGAATCTGGCAAAACCGCCGCGACGGTGATCGATCACTTTTACTCACGACAGAAAAGCATGGCTACAGTCTAAAGTTCACAGACCAGCAAAAAATCTGGGACTATAACGAATTTGGCAATCTCATTGCCATCAAAGACCGCTGCGGCAATCGAGTTAAGATCGACTACATCGGTTCCTGGATCGATAAAGTGACCCTCACTAATGGACAAATATTGCACTTTACCTATGAAAACAACAAACTCAGCCAAATCCAGGATATGCTCGGCAGAACGATCTCTTATCGTTACCAGGGAGAACTTTTAACCGAAGTTACCTACCCAAATGATGGAACCGTTCAATACGAATACAATGAACAAGGTCATATCACTGCCATCATCGACCAGAATGGTCAGCGCTATGTGGCAAATGAATACGATGGACAAGGGCGTGTTCTCAGACAAACGTTGTTAAACGGAGCCGAGACGCTCTTCTTTTACCAAAATCAGGATCGAATGACCACGCTGAGTCAAACACATAATGGTGAACGTACCAGTTACCACTACAACCGACAAAATCTAGTCGAAAAGATTGTCTATACAGACGAAAGCATAAAAGAAACGAAATATGACGACAAAGAAAATATTATCTGGGAAAAAGATCGTAATGGAAATGAAACGTTCTACACCTATAACGAAGCAAGCCAGCTCGTAGAAACAAAATATCCGGACGGTCGTATCCAAACGCTTGACTATGATGCCGTAGGACGAAATATAAGCCAGCAAGATAATACCGGTGCGCAAGTCTTTTATCGCTACGATGAAAGAGGCAACCTCATTGAAACGAAAAGCCGTATCGAAGGACAACGCTGGCAAAGCCTGCGCTACACCTACGATGCCAAAGGCAGGAAAACCAGCCAAACCGATGGAAATGGCAATACAACGACCTTCGATTACGCTGAAAACCAACAACAACCTAAAACGATGACCACAGCCACAGGCGACATCACGACCTACCAGTATGATCTTGCAGGAAGATGCATGACAGTAGAAAACGAATTAGGCAAGAAAGAATATGGCTACAATCATCTCGACTATCAGATCGTCAGCATAGATGCCCTTGGCAATACCTTGAAATACGACTATGACAAACTCGGTAACCTAGTGAAGGAAATCAGACCCAATCAGTTCGAGGAAAGCAGTAACAGCGGCTCCGGCTGGTGTTACATCTACGATGCCCTGGACAAGCGCATTGCGGCTGTCGACCCTCTCGGCAACACCATAGCCACCTTGCGTGATGCCGAACAAAATATTAGAAAAGAAATTAACCCCAACACCTACGACGAAAAATTGAAAGACGGCAGAGGCATCCAAAATATCTTTGACACCGACAATCGGAAAATTAAAATCATCTACCCCGATGGTGGTGTAGAACGCTTAACCTATGATGCAGCCGGCAACCTCATCAAAAGAATTTTACCAGAAGACTACAATGCAAAAACAGACGATGGCCAGGGCTATAGCTATACCTATGACCCGATGCATCGCCTTACGCAAATCATCAATCCTAAAGGAGAAACAGAAAAAAACTTTGCCTATGATCTTACCGGAAACCTGATCAAAGAAACAGGAGCAAGCAATCCCGGTATTCTCTATCAATATAACCATCTCGGCTGGCTCACGGAAAAACGGATTCCAATCAGAAAACAAGCTGGTCAGCTTCGTTATCAACTCACCCAATACAAATACGATAACGTCGGCAATTGCATCGAAGAGCGAAGACACCTCGAGGAACAGGATGAAACCAGCACCAGTGGCAGAGTTCTCAGTATAGCATTTACCTATGACAAACAAAATCGGCGCACAAAAGTAACCGATAATACCGGTGCCGTGATTGAGTACGGCTACAACTGTATCAACCAAAAGATCTATGAAAAACGTAAAATCAACGAAACTACCCAGCAGAGCTTGCGCTATCGTTACGACGCAGCCGGCAGACTGATAGAAATCGAGCAGCGTGCTGACCTCGAAGGCAGTGGTGACTACACCGCCAGAACCCGTTATCAGCTCGACAAAACCGGCAACGTAGTAAAAATCACTACCCCGGCAGGTTATCAGATCGAACGGCAATACGATGCTGCTGACCGTCTGATTGGAGAAATCCACAAAGACAAAACAAATGATATCGAAAACAAAACCCAAATCACCTACGATAAGGCCGGCAACATCATCAAAATCAAAGATACCAACGGCAATGAAGAAACCTATGCCTACGATCTGATGAACCGCGAAATCAAACGCACCGGCAAAAACGGCGGTATCACCAGAACCATCTACGACAAAAACGGACGCATCTATAAAAAAATCCTGCCAAATCAGTACCAGTCAAAAGGCGAAAATGCCGAAGGCTATTGCTACACCTACGATCAGCAAGGACGTATCATCACTACCCTTGCGCCGGACGGCACAGTAATAGAAACCAATACCTACGATGCAGATGGCAGACTCCTCAAAAGGCTCGATGCAGCCCAAAGCGGTATTGATTATACCTATGACCTCGCCGGCAGAATCCAAAACCTCCAAACCACCGGAGGTGCTAGGCAAAGCTACGAATATGATGCCCAAGGAAATATCACAGGAATCGTAGACGGCAATCAAAATAAAACAGAATATAAACTCGATAAATGGGGTAGAATCACCGAAATCCTCAAAGCCGACGGTTCCAGAGAACTCTACGCCTACGACTACGCCGGCAACCTCACCGAAACCACCGACGGCGAAGGCAATACCATCCGCTATGAATACAACCTCATTAACAAACTCAAAACCATCACCGATCAGGCAGGCGAAATCGACACCTTCCTCTACGACGCAGAAGGCAGAATCAAATCTCACACCGATAGAAACGGCAATCAAATCAGCTATAGCTATAACCTCTACGATGCTCTCACAGAAAAACTGGAAAATCGCAGCGGACTCAGAGAAAGCTACGAATACCATCAAGACGGCACATTAAAAGCCGCCATTGCCCAAGGCATGCGCTACGGCTACAGCTACTACCCCGACGGAAAACTCAAAGCCAAAACCGCCAGCGGCAGAACCTTGCTCGCCTACGAATATGATCTCAACGGCAATAAAATTAGGCAGACGGATGTAACGGGAAAAACAACGGAGTATTGCTATACAGAAACAGATCAGCTACGTGAAATTCGCGATGAAGGAAGAAGTCTTGTTCAATTTATCCATAATGAAGATGGCAGCCTGAGAGAAGCCTTGCAGACAAATGGAATGCGGACAAGCTATAGCTACGATGCAGATAAAAATATCACAGGATTGCAGATCGAACTTGACGGCCAGACCATCACGAAAAATCATTACCAATATGATAGCAACGGCAACCGAACAATCAAAGAACAACTGCGAGGAATAACAAAGTACAGCTACGACAATCTGAATCAACTGGCAAAAGTGGAGTACCCGGACTATAGCGAAGAACTCTTCTACGATAAAGCAGGAAATCGGAATCGGCGTATAGTAAATAATGTAGAAGAACAATATACATATGACACAAGAAATCATCTGACCAGTTATGAAAAACAAGATCAAACAACGCAATATAGTTATGATCATGTAGGGAATCTGCTAACTGACCAAGATAATCAATATACCTATGACGGATTCAATCGTACCAGTAAAGTAGAGACGAAAAAAGGACAAGTCCAAGTTAACCGCTACGATGCCGAAGGACTGCGCTATGAAATCGAAGAAAACGGCAAACTGGTGCAGTTTATCTTCAATGAAAATAAAGAAGTCGTAGTAGAAACCAATCAAGCAGGCATCAACCGACTGATTCGCAGTCAAGCACTGGTCGCGGTAGACGCAGACTATGCCAGAACGTATTATCATTACACCAGCGATGAACTGGGAAGTATCACGCATATAACAGATGAAAAAGGAAATGTGATAAATCAGTATGAATACGACGTCTGGGGTAATATAACCAAGAAAGAAGAAACAATTTCGAATCGTTTCAACTACACAGGCCAGCAATTTGACCCGATAACCCAGCAATACTACCTAAGAGCAAGATACTACAACCCGGTAATCGCAAGATTTACACAGGAAGATACCTATCGTGGAGATGGATTGAATCTGTATGCATATTGTGCGAATAATCCGGTCAAGTATGCTGATCCTAGTGGGTATGAGAAGCAGGTGTATGGTAAGGAGTCGGATAATCCTAGGATTATACCTGGAGAGGAAGGCGTGGTTACTGGAGGAAACTCTACTAAGCTGGGTAAAAATATGCTGGAGTCAATGGGAGTGAGTCGCTCAACTAAATGGAGTGGTTATCAAGCGCAGCATGTTATGCCAGCTGAGATGGCAAATAATCCTGTAATTAAAAAGATAGGGATGAATCTTGATGATGCTTCAAATGGTATTTTTCTAAGAATACCAGATAAGGGTATAAGTACAATGTCAAGGCACCAAGGATATCATTCTGTTTATAATGAGGTAGTGGAAAGACAATTAAGTACGATGGATGCCAGTCAAAGCGTTGGAGTATTACAAAAACAGGTTTATGATTTACAGCAAAATCTAAAGCATCTTCAAAAACAAGGATTGCCGTTATATCCAAGTCAAGGAGCAACGGTAGAACTGTGGGAAAGGCAACTAGGTAAATTATAG
- a CDS encoding DUF4274 domain-containing protein produces the protein MNDAEYRWLQDILYEEDIDVVKKEIERMNNSILLHIFAGNYNWNNGFDIPNIIINNDICDLGTALLLFYSADGYRMLEDEQGVISSNSTKWKEFLIDLYDKITNNKFNQQNIAFNPPLTKIQILKLKKKRSDIPSILLEVLNGNEVKIPKL, from the coding sequence ATGAATGATGCTGAATATAGATGGTTACAAGATATTTTATATGAGGAGGATATCGATGTAGTAAAAAAAGAGATTGAAAGAATGAATAATTCTATATTACTTCATATTTTTGCTGGTAATTATAATTGGAATAATGGTTTTGATATTCCTAATATCATTATTAATAATGATATTTGTGATTTAGGAACGGCACTTTTATTATTTTATAGTGCTGATGGTTATCGCATGTTAGAAGATGAGCAGGGGGTTATATCGTCTAATTCGACTAAATGGAAAGAATTCTTAATAGATTTATACGATAAAATAACAAATAATAAATTTAACCAGCAGAATATTGCCTTTAATCCACCGTTAACTAAGATACAAATATTAAAACTCAAAAAAAAGAGAAGCGATATACCAAGTATACTTTTAGAAGTATTAAATGGAAATGAGGTAAAAATTCCTAAATTATAA
- a CDS encoding RHS repeat domain-containing protein: MRYGYSYYPDGKLKAKTASGRTLLAYEYDLNGNKIRQTDVTGKTTAYCYTETDLLNGIRDEGRSLVQFIHNEDGSLREALQTNGMRTSYSYDADKNIAGLQIELDGQTITKNHYQYDSNGNRTIKEQLRGITKYSYDNLNQLAKVEYPDYSEELFYDKAGNRNRRIVNNVEEQYTYDPRNRLTSYEKQDQTTQYSYDHVGNLLTDEDNQYTYDGFNRTSKVETKKGQVQVNRYDAEGLRYEIEENGKLVQFIFNENKEVVVEEIDRQQKRLIRSFELWASECTQEKTWYHYAADEQEVFCA; this comes from the coding sequence ATGCGCTACGGCTATAGCTACTACCCCGACGGAAAACTCAAAGCCAAAACCGCCAGCGGCAGAACATTGCTTGCCTACGAATATGATCTCAATGGCAATAAAATTAGGCAGACGGATGTAACGGGGAAAACAACGGCGTATTGTTATACAGAAACAGATTTACTAAATGGAATTCGCGATGAAGGAAGAAGTCTTGTTCAATTTATCCATAATGAAGATGGCAGTCTAAGAGAAGCCTTGCAGACAAATGGAATGCGGACAAGTTATAGCTACGATGCAGATAAAAATATCGCAGGATTGCAGATCGAACTTGACGGGCAGACCATCACGAAAAATCATTACCAATACGATAGCAACGGCAACCGGACAATCAAAGAACAACTGAGAGGAATAACAAAATACAGCTACGACAATCTGAATCAACTGGCAAAAGTGGAGTACCCGGACTATAGCGAAGAACTCTTCTACGATAAAGCAGGAAATCGGAATCGGCGTATAGTAAATAATGTAGAAGAACAATATACATATGACCCGAGAAACCGTTTGACTAGTTATGAAAAACAAGATCAAACAACGCAATATAGTTATGATCATGTAGGGAATCTGCTAACTGACGAAGATAATCAATATACCTATGACGGATTCAATCGTACCAGTAAAGTAGAGACGAAAAAAGGACAAGTCCAAGTTAACCGCTACGATGCCGAAGGATTACGTTATGAAATCGAAGAAAACGGCAAACTGGTGCAGTTTATCTTCAATGAAAATAAAGAAGTCGTGGTAGAAGAAATAGATAGACAGCAAAAACGCTTAATCCGCAGCTTTGAGCTGTGGGCAAGCGAATGCACGCAGGAAAAAACCTGGTATCACTATGCAGCAGACGAGCAGGAAGTATTCTGTGCATAG
- a CDS encoding RHS repeat-associated core domain-containing protein, with protein MHSERKRNKESLRIRCMGTVLCEEQIGSRYRYTGQQLDPITQQYYLRARYYNPVIARFTQEDTYRGDGLNLYAYCANNPVRYADPSGYEKQVYGKESSNVDSSKVFTTGKTQWTATRPKGTQQTYEE; from the coding sequence GTGCATAGCGAAAGAAAAAGAAATAAAGAATCGCTACGAATACGATGCATGGGGACAGTACTCTGTGAAGAACAGATAGGAAGCCGCTACCGCTACACAGGCCAGCAACTCGACCCAATAACCCAGCAATACTACCTAAGAGCAAGATACTACAACCCGGTAATCGCAAGATTTACGCAAGAAGATACCTATCGTGGAGATGGATTGAACCTGTATGCGTATTGCGCGAATAATCCGGTGAGGTATGCTGATCCGAGTGGGTATGAGAAGCAGGTGTATGGTAAGGAGTCGAGTAATGTTGATAGTAGTAAAGTTTTCACAACAGGAAAAACACAGTGGACTGCAACTAGACCTAAAGGCACTCAACAAACTTATGAAGAATAG
- a CDS encoding SMI1/KNR4 family protein: MGKIKELKERYLNLQPSDGVNDAILSEIESILNVKLPNDFCEIATFYSGGYLGEISNYSFSNNHDGSTNIIEETIKLRNSINLPLRYIVLAEPPESVIVMDTENIPPIIWCDAVEVRKLNDKSFITKPNEWNSYTEYFAQLIEDEEDDN; this comes from the coding sequence GTGGGAAAAATAAAAGAATTAAAGGAAAGATATTTAAATTTGCAGCCGAGTGATGGTGTGAATGATGCAATATTATCTGAAATTGAAAGTATACTTAATGTTAAATTGCCAAATGATTTTTGTGAAATTGCAACATTTTATAGTGGAGGATATTTAGGTGAAATAAGTAATTATTCTTTTTCGAATAATCATGATGGTAGCACTAATATAATCGAAGAAACTATTAAATTAAGAAATAGTATTAATTTGCCATTAAGGTATATCGTATTAGCAGAACCGCCTGAAAGTGTTATTGTAATGGATACTGAAAATATACCTCCAATAATTTGGTGTGATGCGGTAGAAGTTAGAAAACTAAATGATAAATCATTCATAACAAAGCCTAATGAATGGAATAGTTATACTGAATATTTTGCTCAGTTAATAGAAGATGAAGAAGATGATAATTAA
- a CDS encoding DUF6709 family protein codes for MRNLFSAVNRFTLMLLGLGVMLISMNYDALITSFQPPVSFEALLEGQEVKSGSHVAGNVVNAYPPFASETTYTEYKNGTRSEEKASGSFYVIPTANGFIGLKTNEDQVATMEQLVKETLQHSEEGAAPPTTKIFIEGQVISMEPKLVKYYKAYLKDSGFKASEIKAMGEPLVIQYTVFRNVQLMVAGGVILILIGIGLIVRRYKQLSAEEFEGDNVVS; via the coding sequence ATGAGAAATTTATTTTCAGCGGTAAACCGTTTTACTCTAATGCTGTTGGGGCTTGGCGTCATGCTTATTAGTATGAATTACGATGCATTGATTACTTCTTTTCAGCCACCAGTTAGCTTTGAAGCTTTGCTGGAGGGGCAAGAGGTAAAGTCAGGCAGTCACGTTGCCGGAAATGTAGTGAATGCCTACCCTCCGTTCGCTTCAGAAACCACCTATACAGAGTATAAAAATGGCACGCGAAGTGAAGAAAAAGCTTCAGGTAGTTTTTATGTCATTCCAACTGCCAATGGTTTTATTGGCTTGAAAACCAACGAGGATCAGGTCGCCACTATGGAGCAGTTGGTTAAAGAGACATTACAGCACTCCGAAGAAGGTGCTGCACCACCAACAACAAAGATATTCATAGAAGGACAGGTTATCTCAATGGAGCCGAAACTAGTCAAGTATTATAAAGCATACCTGAAGGATAGCGGTTTTAAGGCATCAGAAATTAAGGCTATGGGAGAACCTCTCGTCATACAATATACGGTATTCCGAAATGTCCAACTTATGGTTGCCGGCGGCGTTATTTTAATTCTGATAGGCATTGGCTTGATAGTTAGAAGATACAAACAGCTTTCCGCCGAGGAGTTTGAGGGAGATAATGTTGTCTCCTAG
- a CDS encoding L,D-transpeptidase family protein has translation MRRYSWLTIIMILFVIMILGIAVWRGFPPFKLHTSDFPGILHTMEVKPKQIEVKIYKAERKLVLYGDGEIIGIFKTAFGFAPVGDKEIEGDGKTPEGSFVICYINDKTPYVYFYGLSYPDSKAAERGLKQGLISQKEYQQFVAVSQSGGIPLWNTPLGGEVGIHGGGNWMDWTKGCVAVSDADILTLKDYLDVGTSVEIFP, from the coding sequence ATGCGTCGTTATAGTTGGTTAACGATAATCATGATTTTATTTGTCATTATGATCCTCGGTATTGCAGTATGGCGAGGCTTTCCACCATTTAAACTGCATACCTCTGATTTTCCTGGGATATTGCACACAATGGAAGTAAAGCCAAAGCAAATTGAGGTGAAAATATATAAAGCTGAGCGGAAGCTCGTCTTATATGGCGATGGAGAAATCATTGGTATTTTTAAAACAGCTTTTGGATTTGCCCCCGTCGGAGATAAGGAAATAGAAGGAGATGGGAAAACTCCGGAAGGAAGCTTTGTTATTTGTTATATCAATGATAAGACACCATATGTATATTTTTATGGTCTTAGCTATCCTGACAGCAAAGCGGCTGAACGAGGTTTGAAGCAAGGGCTAATTTCGCAGAAGGAATATCAGCAATTTGTAGCGGTCTCGCAATCGGGAGGCATTCCCTTATGGAATACTCCTTTGGGCGGTGAAGTGGGAATTCATGGAGGCGGTAATTGGATGGACTGGACGAAGGGGTGTGTAGCGGTCAGTGATGCGGATATACTTACTTTGAAGGATTATCTAGATGTAGGAACATCTGTTGAAATTTTTCCTTAA